The genomic segment AGGTAGTGGAGCTTCTGCCGGATGAAGATGTTAAAAAGTTCGTCGGCGAATATAAACCTGAAAGATATCTTCTAGATATCAAAAAACCTTTTACGCTTGGAGCTATAGATCTTCAGGATTACTATTTTGAACATAGGGTTCAGCTTGCAGAAGCGATGACTAGTTCAAAACAAATTATTCTTGATGTTGCCAAGGATTTTTCAGAAAATTTTAACAGAGAATATTCATTTTACGAAAAATATAGAATGGAAGACGCAGAAACTGCAATTATAATTATCGGTTCGGCTGCGGGTACAGCAAAAGTAGTTGTAGACGAGCTTAGAAAAAAAGGCGTTAAAGCAGGCCTGATAAAAATTCGAGTATTCCGCCCCTTCCCGCATAAAGAGCTTGCTCAGGATCTTGCAAAAGTAAAAGCTTTAGCTATTATGGATAGGGCAGATTCTTGTTCTGCAGCATTTGCGCCGTTATATACCGATGTAACTTCGGCATTGTTTACGCACTTGGGCGCCAACTCGCCTAAAACTATCAATTGTGTTTATGGCCTTGGCGGAAGGGATATAATACTTGATCATTTCAGAGAAGTATTTTCAAAACTTGAAAAAATAAAATCGGGCGAAAAATTTAACAAAGAAATAGAATACATAAACTTAAGATAATAGGAGGCAAATATGAAAAGTTTTTTTAAAATATTTCTTTTATTCGCTTTGATTTCGGCTGTTAGTTCTCCGGTATTTGCCTATAAACCGATGAAAAATGTTTCCAAAAAGCAAGTAAATCAAAATGAAAGGATCAGGCAGGGTGTTAGAAGCGGGGAATTAACAA from the Elusimicrobiota bacterium genome contains:
- the porA gene encoding pyruvate ferredoxin oxidoreductase; protein product: MITTTYSKGKLAAKTGNEAMAEAMRQISPDVVAAYPITPATEIVQIFSQFVADGIVPTEYVAVESEHSAMSACIGASAAGARVMTGTSSQGLALMWEMLYIAAGLRLPIILSDVNRALSAPINIHGDQSDTMGARDSGWIQIYSENSQEAYDNLIQAVRIAEKAKLPVMVTTDGFIISHCMEVVELLPDEDVKKFVGEYKPERYLLDIKKPFTLGAIDLQDYYFEHRVQLAEAMTSSKQIILDVAKDFSENFNREYSFYEKYRMEDAETAIIIIGSAAGTAKVVVDELRKKGVKAGLIKIRVFRPFPHKELAQDLAKVKALAIMDRADSCSAAFAPLYTDVTSALFTHLGANSPKTINCVYGLGGRDIILDHFREVFSKLEKIKSGEKFNKEIEYINLR